A single region of the Oenococcus kitaharae DSM 17330 genome encodes:
- a CDS encoding LexA family protein, whose amino-acid sequence MGLRVVGDSMTKASIAENAVAVIHKTSDFDNGNIVVAIINNDAGTLKRVYKRPDGIYLEPDSYDPIYKPFPYTEKHIKDEDPSVIIVGVYLYSVSGII is encoded by the coding sequence ATGGGTTTACGCGTGGTTGGAGACTCCATGACCAAAGCCAGCATTGCTGAAAACGCCGTTGCTGTGATTCATAAAACATCCGATTTCGATAATGGGAATATCGTAGTGGCCATCATTAATAACGATGCAGGTACCTTGAAAAGAGTTTATAAGCGGCCCGATGGCATTTATCTTGAGCCTGATAGTTACGATCCCATTTATAAGCCATTTCCATATACTGAAAAACATATAAAAGACGAGGATCCAAGTGTCATTATCGTGGGCGTGTATCTGTACTCTGTAAGTGGAATTATTTAA
- a CDS encoding DUF4041 domain-containing protein has protein sequence MSVYNTLAVWQRIEKMGIKNDLSNFINRKIYSKEEIEKNKQELLKLRAKIEKNKVQLKKLKETIAVSRNEFDNINQSISADKELSQILDLQKKAHENLTNLLDKIKSENNVQESGLFIPRYNFASSLNYKDKLARIRENEKLMIDTGDAVMIKERVSLNGDYDKGEALQNSQAKALTRCFNGEADAIIYKVTASNWEQRNKQLGRIFVSLNRIFKKQYMSISEAYLRLKQDELKLAAEYELKKEEEREALREQREKEREDKKLQEEIKNARKQIEKDKHQYQNAILKTQERLQNAASTEIAKLKQQLEEYRQKMADLSAEEESVDYREGHATAGYVYVISNIGSFGEGIFKIGVTRRLDPYERIAELSSASVPFRFDVHTMIFSEDAYGLETELHQTFDKYKVNQVNLRKEYFKVPLKDIEDVLAKHKDLTVDVTENAEAFEFHQSLAIASQKLNTKVHTAATLIH, from the coding sequence ATGAGCGTTTATAACACACTAGCTGTTTGGCAAAGGATTGAAAAAATGGGAATTAAAAACGATCTATCAAATTTCATTAATAGGAAAATCTATTCGAAGGAAGAAATTGAAAAAAATAAGCAAGAACTTCTCAAGCTTCGTGCCAAAATTGAAAAAAATAAAGTCCAATTAAAAAAATTAAAAGAGACAATTGCTGTTTCTCGAAATGAGTTTGACAACATTAACCAATCGATTTCAGCAGATAAGGAACTCAGTCAAATATTAGATCTTCAAAAGAAAGCCCACGAAAACCTTACTAATTTATTGGATAAAATCAAGTCTGAAAACAATGTTCAAGAATCAGGACTTTTCATACCAAGATATAATTTCGCAAGTTCGTTAAATTACAAAGATAAACTCGCTAGAATTCGTGAGAACGAAAAATTAATGATTGATACTGGAGACGCCGTGATGATAAAGGAACGGGTATCCCTGAACGGAGATTATGACAAAGGTGAAGCATTACAGAATTCACAGGCAAAAGCATTAACACGATGCTTTAACGGCGAAGCAGACGCGATTATATACAAAGTAACAGCAAGCAACTGGGAGCAAAGGAATAAACAACTGGGCAGAATTTTTGTTTCTCTCAATAGAATTTTCAAAAAACAATATATGTCCATCTCTGAAGCCTACCTGAGACTGAAACAAGATGAACTTAAGTTGGCGGCGGAATACGAACTTAAAAAAGAAGAAGAAAGAGAGGCATTGAGAGAACAAAGAGAAAAGGAACGAGAAGATAAAAAACTCCAAGAAGAAATTAAGAATGCTAGAAAACAAATTGAAAAAGATAAGCATCAATACCAGAATGCAATTCTAAAAACTCAAGAGCGTTTACAAAATGCGGCATCAACTGAAATAGCCAAATTAAAACAGCAGTTGGAAGAATATAGACAAAAAATGGCCGATTTGAGTGCGGAAGAAGAAAGTGTTGACTATCGGGAAGGGCATGCCACGGCTGGTTATGTTTATGTAATTTCTAACATCGGTTCATTTGGAGAAGGAATTTTTAAAATTGGAGTAACGAGGCGTCTAGATCCCTATGAACGTATTGCGGAGCTTAGTAGCGCATCTGTGCCATTCAGATTTGATGTTCATACAATGATTTTTAGTGAAGATGCTTATGGGCTTGAAACCGAACTGCACCAAACGTTTGACAAATACAAAGTAAATCAAGTTAACCTCAGAAAAGAATATTTCAAAGTTCCTTTGAAAGATATTGAAGATGTTTTGGCCAAACACAAAGATTTAACTGTCGATGTTACGGAAAATGCTGAAGCTTTTGAATTTCATCAAAGTCTAGCAATTGCTAGTCAAAAGCTGAATACAAAAGTACATACTGCGGCCACTTTAATTCACTAA